The Montipora capricornis isolate CH-2021 chromosome 6, ASM3666992v2, whole genome shotgun sequence genome has a window encoding:
- the LOC138051949 gene encoding uncharacterized protein, producing MEEEKTQHQTSVTGYLHNVSPIRTSNKTKYFDMQIQTGEDEVKRGVCFSPPRVQEFTKHSNSKSPVKITKFRFDKGSTSVCMGPDVQVDKLDKVDFERKILPQTLNLSLLNSVFDGQLITIKAKVINLTAVSKFTSSTSGVLNKAEADLLDPHGSAKLTLWGHFTSEVMEGNTYQFTNLRVRKDNHNIYLNTAKTGCEIVEAVPFNEPLCLTNVLPATSTSTSITAKIIGIKDTNHYMSCCNCNKKISSLETKNVDCTNCGLKQRAASCKKHWYIQAMFQHEKGTLNLTLFDDALKQLLELSNDKLKSITNDDLEDEFLSYSNTEVSVTYNNKTKIILNIEKQQ from the coding sequence atggaagaagaaaaaacacagcATCAAACTTCTGTCACAGGCTATTTGCACAATGTGTCACCTATTAGGACaagcaacaaaacaaagtaCTTTGACATGCAAATTCAAACTGGTGAAGATGAAGTAAAACGTGGTGTATGCTTCTCTCCTCCACGCGTACAGGAATTCACCAAACACAGTAACAGCAAAAGTCCAGTTAAGATAACCAAATTCCGCTTTGATAAAGGCTCAACAAGTGTCTGCATGGGACCTGATGTACAAGTTGATAAACTAGACAAAGTTGACTTTGAAAGGAAAATTTTGCCACAAACGCTGAACCTGTCATTACTTAATTCAGTGTTTGACGGTCAGCTTATCACCATAAAGGCAAAAGTGATCAACCTAACAGCTGTCTCCAAGTTTACTAGTTCCACATCAGGTGTTCTAAACAAGGCTGAAGCTGATCTGCTTGATCCCCATGGATCCGCCAAGCTGACGTTATGGGGGCATTTCACCTCGGAAGTGATGGAAGGCAACACCTATCAATTTACTAACTTAAGAGTTAGGAAAGATAACCACAACATTTACCTCAACACTGCAAAAACTGGCTGTGAGATTGTTGAAGCAGTTCCCTTCAATGAACCCCTTTGCCTTACAAATGTGCTACCAGCAACGTCAACATCTACATCTATCACAGCTAAAATTATCGGAATAAAAGACACAAACCACTACATGTCCTGCTGCaattgtaacaaaaaaatatcGTCCCTAGAGACAAAAAATGTAGACTGCACAAACTGTGGTCTCAAACAAAGAGCAGCTTCTTGCAAAAAACATTGGTACATTCAAGCTATGTTTCAACATGAAAAAGGAACACTAAACCTAACACTGTTTGATGATGCATTGAAACAACTGCTTGAGCTTTCCAATGATAAATTGAAGTCAATCACTAACGATGATCTGGAGGATGAATTCTTGTCGTACAGTAACACAGAAGTTTCTGTAACttataataacaaaacaaaaatcatcttgaacattgaaaaacagcagtaa
- the LOC138053634 gene encoding uncharacterized protein: MKLLTSGDIELNPGPVGSQTALSIGSTMLLNLRLGQLGLTPVDVGGEGDCFFRAVSHQLYGDPSHHLHVRQAGVRYLSNFPERFIESNTEHSWNEYINNMSMQGTWCDALIVQAVADCQNLTIHIIESHENFAGETLIEPHFITQQPPTTIYLGHLDELHYVSTAVMTCGSDALQNQHSTYMRSTEQGVPQNNSPKRKRSAYMRKYRKSAKTAKSLPCQITTCEKNIEDQSKSSQEMDTSEAIQAKAKKIENLILKFHGIVSHGPLYICSCCDQLWYKHSVSLAGKLINSNPAAKRYLHQRKSVNNQEWLCKTCRSYLVKNKVPSVALLNGMQFPVKPDFFDLNELECRLLAPRLAFQKLMQAPRGRQFKIHGNVVNVPAEVSDTVNMLPRLPSETGTIKVNLKRRLQYKSSALSLNVRPQKVVQAANWLIGNSSLYKQEGITLNQNWGTQCSDNSLIDDSNIEDQNQQLSKDVNKSGGTNIHTDTNCNEMFESEDEWSEDEAEIPAGVTDTMLTKTDFIEDNETRNILNVAPGEGNKPLSIFRDQHSEELAYPGIFLGQKRPENKDRLVKVHYSDICKSELRRSDRRAAMCVENIFFKAKKLQMKILLGKSQVALRKCKGNSRSLNAGQLKCEGAIERLIHLDEGFQFLRALRGSPPYFEKAKKDLFAMIRQLGPASLFCSFSSAETQWTHFLKILGQLVDDKEYTIAELENMNWDDKCRLIQSDPVTCARHFDYQISQFITNFLLNKAQPLGKISDWFYRVEYQQRGSPHIHMLIWLEGAPVFGVDDDVLVTNFIDNIISCQWPDNNTELQKLVNRQIHRHTHTCKKKSKNECRFNYPQPPMRATEILYPLEKDTSPCKMKQLKETWKTIKKQLNDLKEGEFMTFEELLLKLKVTESDYRLAVRSSLNSPTVFLKRQPNELRVNNYNPACLQAWRANMDIQFILDVYACAMYIVSYISKAQKGMSELLRQACAEARKGNSSIKQQVRDIGTNF; the protein is encoded by the coding sequence ATGAAGCTTTTGACATCTGGTGATATCGAATTAAATCCAGGCCCTGTGGGTAGTCAAACTGCATTATCAATTGGTTCCACTATGTTGTTAAACTTACGATTAGGTCAGCTTGGATTGACACCTGTTGATGTTGGTGGTGAAGGCGACTGTTTTTTTCGAGCAGTTTCTCATCAGCTATATGGTGATCCAAGTCATCACTTACATGTAAGACAAGCTGGTGTTCGATACCTTAGCAATTTTCCTGAACGTTTCATTGAAAGCAATACTGAACATTCGTGGAATGAATATATAAATAACATGTCAATGCAGGGTACATGGTGTGATGCGCTAATTGTACAAGCAGTTGCAGACTGTCAAAATTTAACAATTCATATTATAGAATCTCATGAAAATTTTGCTGGGGAAACTTTGATAGAGCCACATTTTATAACGCAACAGCCACCAACAACAATATATTTAGGTCATTTGGATGAATTACATTATGTATCAACAGCAGTTATGACATGTGGTTCTGATGCATTACAAAATCAACACAGTACATATATGAGATCGACAGAACAGGGTGTGCCACAAAACAACAGTCCAAAAAGAAAGCGTAGTGCCTACATGAGGAAATACAGGAAAAGCGCTAAGACTGCTAAAAGTCTTCCATGCCAAATAACAACTTGTgagaaaaatattgaagatcagAGTAAATCCAGTCAAGAAATGGATACATCAGAAGCAATCCAAGCAAAGGCAAAAAAGATagaaaatttaatattaaagtttCATGGCATTGTGTCTCATGGCCCATTATATATTTGTAGCTGTTGTGACCAGTTATGGTATAAACACAGTGTTTCTCTAGCTGGTAAACTTATCAATTCAAATCCTGCTGCTAAAAGATATTTACATCAAAGAAAAAGTGTCAACAACCAAGAGTGGTTGTGTAAAACATGCCGTAGCTACTTGGTAAAAAATAAAGTTCCATCTGTTGCTCTTCTAAATGGAATGCAGTTTCCAGTAAAACCAGATTTTTTTGACCTCAATGAACTAGAATGTAGACTTTTAGCTCCAAGACTTGCATTCCAAAAACTAATGCAAGCACCTAGAGGAAGGCAGTTCAAAATCCATGGGAATGTTGTAAATGTACCAGCTGAAGTCTCTGATACTGTCAATATGTTGCCAAGGCTACCCAGTGAAACTGGTACAATTAAGGTAAATTTAAAGAGAAGATTACAATACAAAAGTTCAGCATTGTCACTCAATGTAAGACCACAAAAAGTTGTTCAAGCAGCCAATTGGCTTATAGGTAACAGCAGCCTGTACAAACAAGAAGGAATAACACTAAATCAAAATTGGGGAACACAATGTAGTGACAATTCTTTAATAGATGACAGTAATATTGAAGATCAAAACCAGCAATTATCAAAAGATGTCAATAAAAGCGGAGGTACCAATATTCACACTGATACCAACTGTAATGAAATGTTTGAAAGTGAAGATGAGTGGAGTGAAGATGAAGCAGAAATTCCTGCTGGAGTTACTGACACAATGTTAACAAAGACTGATTTCATTGAAGATAATGAaacaagaaacattttaaatgtTGCACCAGGTGAAGGAAACAAACCTCTGAGTATTTTCAGAGATCAGCATTCTGAGGAATTAGCATATCCTGGTATATTCCTTGGTCAAAAACGACCAGAAAATAAAGATAGACTTGTCAAAGTTCATTATAGTGATATTTGTAAATCAGAATTGAGAAGATCAGATAGAAGAGCTGCAATGTGtgttgaaaacatattttttaaagcCAAGAAACTTCAAATGAAAATTCTTCTGGGAAAATCACAAGTTGCCCTTAGAAAATGCAAAGGCAATAGCAGATCCTTAAATGCAGGGCAGCTTAAATGTGAAGGAGCAATAGAACGATTGATTCATCTTGATGAAGGATTTCAATTTCTTAGAGCACTGAGAGGGTCACCTCCATATtttgagaaagcaaaaaaagactTGTTTGCAATGATAAGACAATTAGGACCAGcttctttgttttgtagtttCTCTTCAGCAGAAACACAGTGGACTCATTTTCTTAAAATACTTGGTCAACTAGTTGATGACAAAGAATACACTATTGCTGAGCTAGAAAATATGAACTGGGATGACAAATGCAGATTAATTCAAAGTGACCCAGTGACTTGTGCTAGACATTTTGATTATCAAATCAGTCAGTTTATaactaattttcttttaaataaagCTCAACCATTAGGCAAAATTTCTGACTGGTTCTACAGAGTAGAATATCAGCAGCGGGGTTCACCCCACATTCACATGCTTATATGGCTTGAAGGTGCACCAGTATTTGGAGTTGACGATGATGTGCTTGTCACAAATTTTATTGATAATATCATTAGTTGTCAGTGGCCAGATAATAATACTGAATTACAAAAACTGGTAAACAGGCAAATCCATAGGCATACTCACACATGCAAGAAAAAGTCAAAGAATGAATGTCGCTTTAACTACCCCCAACCTCCTATGAGAGCAACTGAAATCCTTTATCCTTTAGAAAAAGACACATCGCCGTGTAAAATGAAACAGCTCAAGGAGACCTGGAAAACTATCAAGAAACAATTAAATGATTTAAAAGAAGGTGAATTTATGACGTTTGAGGAACTCCTTCTTAAGTTAAAAGTTACTGAAAGTGACTATCGCTTAGCTGTCAGGTCATCTCTTAATTCACCAactgtttttttgaaaagacaACCAAATGAATTAAGAGTAAATAACTATAATCCTGCTTGTCTTCAGGCTTGGAGAGCAAACATGGATATTCAATTTATCCTTGATGTGTATGCGTGTGCAATGTATATAGTTTCATATATTTCTAAAGCACAAAAAGGAATGAGTGAACTTTTACGGCAAGCATgtgctgaagccagaaaaggCAATTCTAGCATAAAACAACAAGTCAGAGACATTGGAACAAATTTTTAA